The genomic DNA CGCGCTTAACGGAAATTCGTATTAAGAAAATATCAAAATTTGATATTGACAAAGCAAAACAATTTATAGAAGGTTTAGAAGATAAAATTGCAGTAGTAAAAGATCATTTGGCAAACTTAATTGTGTATGCAATTGATTATTTTAAACGCTTAAAAGAAACCTACGGAAAAGACAAAGAGCGCAAAACAGAAATTAGAGTTTTTGATGATATTGTAGCCTCTAAAGTGGCAATGAATAACGCAAAACTCTATGTAAATAGAGAAGAGGGCTTTATAGGAACTTCACTTAAAAGAGACGAGTTTGTAACAGATTGTTCTGATATTGATGATATTATTATCTTTAGAAAAGATGGTGTTATGATGGTAACAAAGGTAGATTCTAAAACCTTTGTTGGTAAAGATGTTCTGTATGTTGCTGTCTTTAAAAAGAAAGACAACAGAACGGTTTACAATTTTATGTACAGAGATGGCGTAAAGGGACCTTCTTACATGAAACGTTTTAATGTGACGTCTGTTACCCGAGACAAGGAGTACGATTTAACAAACGGGAACAAAGGGTCTGTTGTCCATTATTTTACAGCAAATTTAAATGGAGAAGCTGAAGTTGTGACGGTTAATTTACGTGCTGTTGGAGGCATTAAAAAATTGAAATGGGATATTGATTTTGCCGATTTAGCTATAAAAGGAAGAGCTGTAAGAGGAAACATAATTACTAAATATACGATTAAGAGTATCGACTTTAAATCTGAAGGAGTTTCTACCTTAAAACCACGTAAAATTTGGTTTGATGATACAGTGCAACGTTTAAATGTTGATGATAGAGGAGAATTGTTAGGTGAATTTAGAGCAGAAGATAAATTATTAATTGTTACGCAAAGTGGAAAAGCAAAAGCGGTAAAACCAAATTTAACAATGCATTTTGATAATGATGTAATTGTATTAGAAAAATGGAAACCAAATAAACCAATTTCTGCTATTTATTTTGATGGAGAGAAAGAGCGTTACTATATAAAACGTTTTTTAATTGAAACAACAGAAAAGGAAGAGATTTTTATTTCAGAGCATCCAAAATCTCAATTAGAAATTATTGCTACAGATTATAGACCAATGGCTGAAGTTGTCTATTCTAAAAGAAATTTAGAAAATGAAGAAGTTAATTTTGAAGAATTTATAGCTATTAAAGGAATTAAAGCCCAAGGAAACCAATTAACAATAGAGAAAATAAAACAAGTAAATTTATTAGATTCTTTACCTTTTGAAGAGCCAGAGGAGGTTATTACTGAAGAAATAGAAGTTATAGATGATAGTTTACCAATTGAAATTCCGGAAATAGAAACTAAAAAACCTGTTTTAGAAGAACTTTCTGCAGAAGAGAAAGCAAAGGTTGCTTTGCAGAAATCGATAGCAAGAAAAAAAGAAGAACAGAAGAGAATAGATGATGAGAATCAGACAAAATTATTTTAAGAAATGCGAAGCTTTCTTTTTTTAAACACCAATAGATAGAGAAAAGTTGAAACATACATTAATTTATATTTTTTTCATATTATTTGTTAGTTTGAGTTTTTCTCAAACAAGAATTACTTATTTCCATGATTTAAAAAAAGAAGTAAGTATTAGTAATATAGAAACTATACAATTAAAAAGTTATGAAAGATTAATTAATAAAGGATTAGATAATGGCATTTTTTGGTTTAAAATAGAAAAATTTAAAGACAAAGATGAAAGTTTTATAGTACAAATTTTAAATGATCAAATACGGAACACGCAAGCTTATCAAAATAAAAAGGAATTAGATATTTTAAAAGGAGAGCGCTATTCATCGTATGCAGTAACTTTTAAGAATCCTATTTTTTTAAAAGTAGATACTTCTCGAGAAGCACTAATCCCTATTAATGTTATATCTCACTCTACTTTTTTTAAAGCGGAAAAAAAAGATCTATTATTTATTGGCTTTTACAATGGTTGTGCTTTTATAGTCATTCTTATAAATATTTTTTATTTTATTAATTTTAAAGATGATATTTTTATTTATTACAGCTTGTTTCTATTGAGTGTTACTTCTTCGCTTTTTATAAGTGATGGTATGCTATATTTTTTTAATTTTTCAAAAAATGTGATTAATAATTTATACGTTATCATCCATTTTTTTGTTTTTATTTTTTCATTTTTATTTTCGAAAAATTACTTACAAGCAGGTAGTTATTTTTCTAAAGTGAATTATGTAGGGTGGTTTATACTGGTATTAGTTGCTATCTTTTTTTGTTTATATATAGTTACTGATATTTTTCTGTTTTTTGTAATAATGGAGCTTTTAGGCTTTTCTTTATTATTATTTTGTTGGTTCTTAGGTGTTTTGTTATTTAGAAAAAACATTTACACCAAAATTTTTGTTATCGGTTATTTTTTTATTTTAATGTTATCAATTAATTTCTTTATTTTAAAGCTTTTTGGCTTTAGTTCTTTTTATATAAGCGCTAAGGTTTTAAAACTTGGTGGTTTTTTTGAAATGATTTTACTTTCATTTGCTGTTGTTTACAGAATGCGAATACTAAAAAATGAAAACTTATTAATGACAAGTGAAATTATTGCTTATTCTAAAGAAGTAGTGTTATTGTCAGAGGCACTTAAAAAAACTAACAAAACAGAAAAGCATCATCTAAAAGAAGCTAATTTAAGTTTCAGAGAGTTAGAAATATTTAATTTTATAATTGGGGGTATTACTAATAAAGAAATTGCAGTAAAATTGAATATTTCTGTAAATACAGTAAAATTTCATGTGAAAAATATTTATGAAAAATTAAATATAAAAAGTAGGAAAGAAGCTTTAGCTATCTAAAATACCTTAAAAATCTGATTTTCATAAAGAAAACTACCCAAAAACTACCTTAAAAAAAACAATTTATTAAAGAGTTTAAATATTATTTATCTATATTTAATTGTTATTATTTCCCCCAAATTTTAGACAGAAAACCTTCAGTTAAATCTTGAAGGTTTTTTTATTTCATTTTTTAAGATTAATTCTATTTCATGAGAAATTAGTAACTCTTGCTAACAAAAGGAGTTTCTACAAAGCCAGTTACTTTATTTATTAAAATAGTAGCCGTAAAAAAATAATTGCAGAGTAAATTAGCAAATTTGGGTAAAATATTTGCAACTTCTTTGTTCTCTTTATTGTGTATAATAACCATTAACCGAATTGCTTTCTTAGAAAGTGAAGAGCATTGGTTTAGTACTCCTACAGGAGATCTTCCACCAGGTAAAACAAAGCCATGAATTAAATTATCTACTTCTTTTTTCATAGCTCTATAGTAATTAAGCAATTGTAAGTGATCTTCTTCTGAAATAGCAAGCTTGCCTCTAATAGAGCCATTAAGATGATAGCATAGTGGTAATAACCAGTTAAGTTCTTCTTCTAGTTTTTTTAATTCTTTGCTATTTGGGTATTCTAACCTTAATTCACGGAGTTCATCTATTACCCAACCTACTAAACGGGTAAGTTGGTCGGTTATTATTTCATAATCGCAAAGTGTAGACTCTTCATAAATAAAAGGGTAACAGAGCTCATCTATAGAGGGTTTTGGGCGTAATTTTTTCATGTAGAACTATTTTAATTTTTCGTAAAATGTAAATTCATAATTTGGAAGTAATTCTGGGTGTGCTATTTTAATAAAATCTTTAAGAACAAGATCTGGTCTAACTGTAGCTAATTCGTAATAAAGGATACCGCCTGTTTTTCCTTTTTTATTAGTAGGTGTGTAAATTTTGTTATTTTTAAAAGCTTTAAATTCAGCGTACAAAACATTGCTTTTTATTAACTCTTCTTTAGATGAATAGTGGCCAGGAGCAAGCCAGAAATCTGCATTTTTACCTTTTTCAAATACACTTTCGAAACTTAAAGATAAACTACCTTTTCCTTTTGTATCTTTCCATAAATAATTAAAATTTGCATCACTCAATGAAGTCGCAACAAAACTTTCACCAGCAGGTAAGTTCCAGATATCTTTACTAATAACTGCTCCAGATAAAACACTTGGTTTGTTAACTAATTCGTTTACTATCTTTTTTGCATCTAAATAGTTTTTTTCAATTGCATTAAAAATACTATCTGCTTTCTTCTCTTTATCAAATAAAACACCAAAGAATTTTATCCACTCAGCTCTTCCTAGAGGTGTTTCCTCAAGCCAGTCTCCGTTATAAATTACGTTTACACCTGCCTTTTCAAGTAAATTTAAGCTTTTATCTGCAGAAGAAACACTATAACCAACTATTAATTCGGGGTCTAAATTAAGTAATATTTCTGTATTCAAGGATCCTTTTTGACCAATTTCAGTAATTGAACCATTATCTATTAATTCCCTCGTTTTTTCTGAAGAAACGAATTTAGAATAAGGAAAGCCAATAATAGCGGTTTCCTCATTCAATAACTCTACCATTGGAATATGGGTAGTAGATGTTACTACTATTTTTTTAATTGGAGTTGAAATATCGTTGTTTTGTAGGTTGTTAGAAATTTTATTTTTATTTCTAACAGTATAAGTAAACTCTTCTTTAGAGTTTTGATAAGCAGACTTGATAATTAGTTTTTTAATTCCGTTGTTTTCGATAATATCAAAACCCTTAGCATACTTAATATTACTTTTAATATTCGTTTTTTTATCGGTGTTTTGAGTCTCTTTTTTACAAGAAATAATCAATAAAAAAAGAAAAAATAGAAAAGATATTTTTAGTTGTTTTTTCATTATAAATAATTTTAGCACAAGATTACAAAAATGTTTTTTAATATCAATTTATAAACTACATTTGCATCGATTTTGGTTTTGATGTAAATAATATTTTGCATCAAATTAAAAGGGAATCTGGTTAAAATCTAGAACTGTTCCCGCAACTGTAAGCTATAAAGCTTGTAACTAATTCTTTTGCCACTGACATTTTTATTGTTGGGAAGGTTTGTTACAAGACGCAAGTCAGGAGACCTGCCATTATTTAAATTTTTTAAAAACTTTCGGGATAGAAGTTTAAGATATTATGAAAAATAATTACATATTTTTTTTATTAGTTTTTTTTTGTGCATATAATATGTTTGCGCAAAAAGATACTATTGTAAATACTTTAAAAGAGGTTATTATAATAAGTAAAAAGCAACAAAAAAATAATGTTATAGGGCTTAAAAAAATAAAAATAGCAACCGATCAAATTGTTAAAAACCCAATAAACCTTACTAATTTATTAAGATATAATAGCCCTATCTCATTTAGAGATTACGGTAATGGTGGTATTAGTACAGCGCGTTTTAGAGGTACTTCTGCATCTAATACCGCAGTGTTATGGAACGGGATTTCAATTAATGCAATGGGTAGCGGGCAAACCGATTTCAACTCACTTTCTGCAAGTCTTTCAGATGAGATTATTATTAATAGTGGTGGTGGTAGCGTAGATTATGGTTCTGGAGCTATTGGTGGTACTGTACATTTAAATGATAATTTATCATTTAAAAAACATAAAGATTTTCACTTATTTTCTTCTTATGGTAGTTTTAATACCTCTTCTAACTTCTTTAAAACGAATATTGGTACAGGCAAATGGGCTATAAAATTAGCTTCTACGTTAAATTACTCTGATAATGATTATACATTTATAGATACTAGGTATAAAAATGATGATGGTAGTTTATTGAAGAATGAAAATGGAACGTATGAAAATTATGGTATAAATTTTAGCATAGGGTATCAATTTTCGGTGGAAAATAAACTTTATTTATATTCAACTGGTTATTATGGTGATCGTTTATTTTCTGACGGATTACCAAATCCTGCAGCAGGAAGTGAGAGGAATGAAGATTTTAATAAAAGAAATTTGTTAAAATGGAAATATTCTTTCTCTAATTTCACTCAAACTATAAGTGCTGCGTATTTAACGCAAGAGTATCGATATTATAATGATAAAAGTGCTTCAAATTTTGTTTTTGGGAAATCTAAAAACTATAATATCAGCTATAATCTAAAATATCGTTTCTCTAATTATTTAAAATTTTCTTCTACATTTATTTATGATAATAATAAAGGTACAACGAATGAAATTAATTCAAAAGAAAGAACCTTTTTTGCAAGTTTAGCAAAAATAACATATAAACCTACAGCAAAATTAACAACAGCAATTAACTTCAGAAAAGAATTTAATTCTGATTTTAAAGTACCTGTATCATTGTCTGTTGCTGCAGAGCAAGAAATTACAAAAAACTTTGTTTTAAAAGGTAATATATCTACAAACTATAGAGTGCCAACTTTTAATGAATTGTATTGGCCAGTAGTTGGTAATTCAGAATTAATACCAGAGGAATCTATTCAAGGAGAAATTGGTGCTACATTTAATAAAAAAAATATAGAAATAACTACTTCAGTTTTCTACATTAAACTAAGTAATAAAATTTTATGGTTACCTACTGCGGCATCTAACCTATGGAGACCTAGAAATGTTGGTGATGTAGATCATAAAGGAATTGAAACATTTATAAATCTATCTAAAAAAATTAGAGACCATAGCTTCAATTTTTCAACGAATTACACGTTTACATTGGCAAAAAATAAGGAAACTAGTACGTTTTTACCTTACGCACCTAAACATCTATTTAATTTTAATTTAGACTATACATATAATAGGATAATGTTTTCCTTGCAAAATTTGTATCAGAGTAAGGTGTATACCAATGAAATTAATATCGATTTTTACTCATTAAAGGCTTTAAGCGTTACTAATTTTGGAATAGATTTTAAGATATTTCAAAGAAAAAAAAATAAATTATTAATGGGTTTTAAATTGAATAATATATTTAATGAAGTGTATTATTTTTCAAACTTAAGACCTATGCCTGGAAGAAATTTTAATATTAACATAAACTATAAATTTTAATACAAATGACAATTACAAAATCAATTTTTAAACTATTCATATTCAGTTTAGTTTTTACATCATGTTCTGAGAAAAATGAGGTAATTCCTGAGTTATCTGGTAGATATAACAATGGAATCATTATAAGTGCAGAAGGTAATTTTGGTAACAAAGACGGTTCTATTTCTTATGTAAATGAGAATTTAAACAGGTTAGCTACTAATTTTATTTATACAGGTGTTAACGATGCGCAATTAGGTGGTTTAGTACAATCTATTTCTTTTTCTGATACAGAAGCTTATATTATTTTAAATGATGTTAATACAATTGTTGTTGCAGATAGATACACTTTTGAGAAGAAAACAGAAATAAAAACAGGTTTAAAAAACCCGAGATACATGGCAATTGCCAATGGTAAAGGATATGTAACAAACTGGGGTAGTGGTTCAGATACTTCAGATGATTATTTAGCGGTAATAGATTTAAAAACTAATACAATGGAAGCGGTAACGATTCCTTTAGATAATGGAGTAGAAAGAATTTTAGCTAAAAACAGCAAATTATATGTTTCTCACAAAGGTGCTTTTAGTTCTAACAACATTATTTCAGTAGTAGATTTATCTGCAAACAATACAGTAAAGAAAATAACAGTAAAAGACAATCCAGATGAAATGTTTTTTGATGCTTCTGGTAATTTAATTGTATTGTCTGAAGGTAAACCATTAAGTTATGGAGGTGCACCAGATTACCCTGTATTAACTAGTACAACTTCTTCAATTTTATTTATCAATCTTGTAAATAATACAATTAATAAAGAAATTACTTTTAAAGAGAATGAAAGAGCATCTCAATTATCTTATGTTGATGGTAAAGTTTACTACTATATGGGGGCGGAAAAAAAGGTGTTTGTTATTAATGAATCTGACACTACGCTTGCAACAGAGGGTATTTCTACTGGGAGTATATATGGTATGGCAGTAAAAGATAATAATTTGTTTACTGTAAGCTACAATTTTACAGCGTTAAGTAAATTAACAGTTACAGATTTATCTACAAAAACAGTGAAATATACGGCACCAGTAGGTTTAGGTGCTTCTAAAATTTATTTTAACTAAGAAAATATTTAACGTTCTTTTGAAAAAGGAAACAGTGTTCCCCCACGAAAGACTCCATTTTAGGTAATTCTAAATTGGAGTTTTTTATTACAACAAACTTCTTACTTCGCTTTTAATAAAATCTATCGCAGTTTCTGTTGGTGGTATCGTTTTAGTATATTCAATTAGTACATTTTCACGCAGTTCATTTGCAGAATTAGCGTTTTCAGATACTTGTCTTAATTTATTTGTAACGGCATTCTTAGCCGCGTAAATAGCGGTCCAAGTATCTTCAGAAATATAGATTTGTTGCACTAAGTTATGTTCAAACTCTTGTTCTATATTGGCAATTAGTAGTTGTAAGTAATCGTTTGTGTCTGTAGAAATTGGTGGAATACGCATTAACATTTTAACAGGATTTATCCTGTCGCAAAAAAGCATTAAACGCTCACATGCCTGTAATTTAATAGGCAAAGCTTCTTTTCTTTTTTGTGCTAATAATTCTAGCTTTTTCTCAGAATTTTTATTATTGATAAAGCCATTAAACATGTAGTAAGCTACTAGACCAGTAACTGCTGCAGGTAAAACATATGCGATACTTTCTAAAATTTTATCTTCCATAAATTAAATAAGGTGTAATGCATACGAATATAAGACTCCTATAAGAATAGCCAAACCAAAACTTAATAAAGTACCAATTAAAATGTACTCCGTTAGTTTTCTATCTTTAGATGAAGTTAAGTCTCCAAACCTAAAAACGGACTTTGCAGCTAATAAAAAACCAATTGCTTCCCAATGATTTGTAGCAACAAAAATAAAGACAAAAAGACGTTCTAAAATACCAATATAACGACCTGCTTTTGCCAAAGAAGCGTCATTTTCTTTTTTACTTTCAGGACTCCATTGTGTAATAAAAACCTTTATAATTATTGCAGAAACACTTGTTATCATTGTTATTGCAATTATTAGAAGCAGTGTTTTACTTGTAAAAACGTTAATTGTAGATAAGTTAAAATCACTATATATAGAAGTCGCAAAAACCAATGCTAAAATATGCAAAACTTGGTCTATTAAAAACCAATTTCTCTTTGTTTTTTTCTTCTGAAGATAGAGTTTAGAAACATCAAAAATAAAATGAGAGACAAGAATAATTATAAAACCTAGCCAGTATTCTTGTAAATTAAATTGAAGAAAAATCAACAATAAAAATGCATGAATACCTAAATGGAAATATAATTTTGAGGATCTAATTTTCTTTTCTTCTTTGTTTTTAACCCATTTTTCTGATTGAAAAACAAAGTCACCTAAAATATGTGCCAGTAAAAACTTTAAAAACAACAACATTTATTCGTTTATTTTTTGGTTGATTAATTTTCTAAACCGTTCTTCTAGCTTCATAATAGGGTCTAAACCTGCGCGTTTTTGTCTTTCGCTAACGCGACCTTGTGTAATACCTAAAATTGCGCCAATTTCTTTTTGTGTTGCCTCTTGCTCTTCTAATGAAATTTTAAAAACTTCCGCAGAATTTACAGACCAAGAATCTATTGTTAATAATGCTAAATCTAGTGCAATATTTAATTCTTCATCAATTTCTTTCCAAGGAGTTTTTATGGCTAAATTTTGTTTTTTTAAATAATTATCAAAAGCAAAACCAGAGTTTATAAAAGCTTCTCCGTTAGACTCCGTAATTTTAGAGCTATTGTATTCTTTTTTACCGATTCCAATGCCAATTCTAACATCAATATTTAAAGTACATTTTAATTGAGCTTTAATTTTTAGTGCAGCATAAAATGCTTTTTCTGCATCTTCTATTTCTAATTGAAAGCTATCTCCTCTATAAATTTGCCAAATCTTAGGTGTTTCTCCGTATGTTTTTAAGATTTTTTTTAACGATTCTAACCAAGAATCGTTATTATTCTTTCTAGAATTTATAATATCTCCAGTTAAAATACTTGTCATTAGTTCTTGTAATTTAAACAAATATAGCCTTTTTCTTTTCAAAAACATAATTTTATCTGCTCTATGACAGATAAGTCTAATTATCTGCTCTATGACAGATATTTATACTTATCTGTTTTTTGACGTATAAAAGGGTAGCAATACAGCTTATTCATTACTAAGAAATATTTTAATCTTATTTCATTTTAAGCCAAAATTTAGTAGGAATAAGTTGTGAATAAAAAATAGCTTTCTTCCTTTACAAAAAGGAATAGTTTGGTTAAATTGACGCTTCAAAATACTTCAAAAATATATCTCTTGAATAGTTACTTAGATTCTTTAAACGAAGCTCAAAAGCAAGCTGTTTTGCAAAAAGATGGCCCAATGATTATTATTGCTGGAGCAGGTTCTGGTAAAACACGTGTATTAACCTATAGAATTGCTCATTTAATGAAGCAAGGTGTAGACTCGTTTAATATTTTATCGCTCACGTTTACAAACAAGGCGGCTAAAGAAATGAAGGCAAGAATTGCTTCTGTTGTTGGGCAAAGTGAAGCCAAAAACCTTTGGATGGGAACTTTTCACTCGGTTTTTGCACGTATTTTACGTTCAGAAGCAGACAAGTTAGGCTTTCCTACAAACTTTACAATTTACGATTCGCAAGATTCTGTCCGTTTAATAAGTTCAATTATTAAAGAAATGGGGTTAGACAGAGAACGGTACAAACCAAAACAGATTTTAGGTCGAATTTCCTCATTTAAAAATAGTTTAATCACGGTTAAGGCATATTTTAATAGTCCAGATTTACAAGAAGCAGATTTACATGCAAGCAGGCCAAAAGTTGGCGATATTTATAGAATCTATGTAGACAGGTGTTTTAAGGCAGGTGCAATGGATTTTGATGATTTATTATTAAGGACCAATGAATTATTGGCTCGTTTTCCAGAAACTTTGGCAAAATACCAAGACCGTTTTCGTTATATTATGGTAGATGAGTATCAAGATACAAATCACTCACAATATATTATCGTAAGAGCTTTGGCAGATAAATTTGGTAATATTTGTGTTGTTGGAGACGATTCTCAAAGTATCTATAGTTTTAGGGGAGCAAATATTCAGAATATTTTAAATTTTCAGAAAGATTATCCTGATGTTAAAACCTTTAAATTAGAGCAGAATTACAGGTCTACAAGTAACATTGTAAATGCAGCAAATTCTGTTATAGAAAAAAATAAAACAAAATTAGATAAAGAAGTATGGACCTCTAATGATGCAGGAGATGCCATAAATGTAATGCGAACTATTTCTGATGGAGAAGAAGGACGTTTTGTAGCGCAATCTATTTGGGAAAACCAAATGAACCATCAGTTAAGTTTAGATAGCTTTTGTGTTCTCTATAGAACAAATTCACAGTCTAGAGCAATTGAAGACGCGTTACGTAAAAAAGGACTTGATTATAAAATTTACGGAGGAATTTCCTTTTATCAGAGAAAAGAGATTAAAGACATTTTGTCTTACTTAAGGATTTTAATCAACCCGAATGACGAAGAAGCATTAAAAAGAATTATCAATTATCCTGCTCGTGGAATTGGAGCAACAACGATTGATAAGCTAACAATCGCAGCAAACCATTATAAAAAATCGATTTTCGATATTATAAAATATATTGATAAAATCGATTTAAAAATAAATGCAGGAACTAAGAATAAGCTTCGTAATTTCATGAATATGATGCAAAGTCTGCAAATAGAATCGCAAACAAAAAATGCGTTTGAAATTGCAGAAATTGTTGTGAAAAAGGCGCAGTTAATAAAAGATTTAGAAAAAGACGGAACACCAGAAGCTGTAAGTAAAGTAGAAAATGTTCAAGAACTTTTAAACGGTATTAAAGATTTTATTACAGATAAGATTGAAGAAGGTAATGATGCTTCTTTAACCACCTTTTTAGAAGATGTTGCTTTGGCTACAGATTTCGATTCAGAAAAAAACGACGATAAGCCAACGGTTTCTTTAATGACCATTCACCAGTCTAAAGGATTAGAATATGCGTATGTGTATGTTGTTGGTTTAGAAGAAAATTTATTTCCTTCTGCCATGAGTATGAATACCCGAAGTGAACTAGAGGAGGAGCGTAGGTTGTTTTATGTTGCGCTAACAAGAGCAGAAAAAGTAGCTTATTTAACGTATGCACAAACACGTTACAGATGGGGTAAATTAGTCGATGCAGAACCAAGTAGGTTTTTAGAAGAAATAGACGATCAATATTTATTTTACATTACTCCAAAAGTAACCAACCCAATAATAAATAACTTTTTAGATAAGAGTATTTTTGATGATGCGCCAAAAGGAATTCGTTTTCAGAAACCAATTCAACGTAAAAAAATGGAACGTGAGATTTCTAAAAAGAAGGAAATTGTAATTCCTAAAAACTTAAAAAAGATTTCTCAGGTTACACCAAAAATGAATCTCTTTGATGGAGATATTATTGTAGGAAATATTGTAGAACACAATAGATTTGGCACAGGAACCGTTATAGGAATGGAAGGTAAGGGGCCAGATAAAAAAGCAGAAATTCAGTTTGCAACCGCAGGAAAAAAGAAATTATTGCTACAATTTGCTAAATTAAAAGTGATTGGCTAAAAATCATTCAAAAAACTAAAAATAAATTGTTATTTTGCAACACTAAATAACTACAAGGTATAA from Polaribacter sp. ALD11 includes the following:
- a CDS encoding DUF3307 domain-containing protein, with product MLLFLKFLLAHILGDFVFQSEKWVKNKEEKKIRSSKLYFHLGIHAFLLLIFLQFNLQEYWLGFIIILVSHFIFDVSKLYLQKKKTKRNWFLIDQVLHILALVFATSIYSDFNLSTINVFTSKTLLLIIAITMITSVSAIIIKVFITQWSPESKKENDASLAKAGRYIGILERLFVFIFVATNHWEAIGFLLAAKSVFRFGDLTSSKDRKLTEYILIGTLLSFGLAILIGVLYSYALHLI
- a CDS encoding SatD family protein; the protein is MTSILTGDIINSRKNNNDSWLESLKKILKTYGETPKIWQIYRGDSFQLEIEDAEKAFYAALKIKAQLKCTLNIDVRIGIGIGKKEYNSSKITESNGEAFINSGFAFDNYLKKQNLAIKTPWKEIDEELNIALDLALLTIDSWSVNSAEVFKISLEEQEATQKEIGAILGITQGRVSERQKRAGLDPIMKLEERFRKLINQKINE
- a CDS encoding ATP-dependent helicase; protein product: MNSYLDSLNEAQKQAVLQKDGPMIIIAGAGSGKTRVLTYRIAHLMKQGVDSFNILSLTFTNKAAKEMKARIASVVGQSEAKNLWMGTFHSVFARILRSEADKLGFPTNFTIYDSQDSVRLISSIIKEMGLDRERYKPKQILGRISSFKNSLITVKAYFNSPDLQEADLHASRPKVGDIYRIYVDRCFKAGAMDFDDLLLRTNELLARFPETLAKYQDRFRYIMVDEYQDTNHSQYIIVRALADKFGNICVVGDDSQSIYSFRGANIQNILNFQKDYPDVKTFKLEQNYRSTSNIVNAANSVIEKNKTKLDKEVWTSNDAGDAINVMRTISDGEEGRFVAQSIWENQMNHQLSLDSFCVLYRTNSQSRAIEDALRKKGLDYKIYGGISFYQRKEIKDILSYLRILINPNDEEALKRIINYPARGIGATTIDKLTIAANHYKKSIFDIIKYIDKIDLKINAGTKNKLRNFMNMMQSLQIESQTKNAFEIAEIVVKKAQLIKDLEKDGTPEAVSKVENVQELLNGIKDFITDKIEEGNDASLTTFLEDVALATDFDSEKNDDKPTVSLMTIHQSKGLEYAYVYVVGLEENLFPSAMSMNTRSELEEERRLFYVALTRAEKVAYLTYAQTRYRWGKLVDAEPSRFLEEIDDQYLFYITPKVTNPIINNFLDKSIFDDAPKGIRFQKPIQRKKMEREISKKKEIVIPKNLKKISQVTPKMNLFDGDIIVGNIVEHNRFGTGTVIGMEGKGPDKKAEIQFATAGKKKLLLQFAKLKVIG